One segment of Danaus plexippus chromosome 10, MEX_DaPlex, whole genome shotgun sequence DNA contains the following:
- the LOC116767146 gene encoding peroxiredoxin-4, producing MLLPTLLFVLVSLISQSSATLFESDSCYSFGSGNVFPGGARRIDHKLQFTKAMISKPAPEWEATAVVNGEITQLSLSSFKGKYLVFFFYPLDFTFVCPTEILAFSERIEEFRKLNTEVVACSVDSHFTHLAWINTPRKEGGLGKIKIPLLSDLTHSIAKDYGVYLEDLGHTLRGLFIIDDKGILRQITMNDLPVGRSVDETLRLVQAFQYTDKHGEVCPAGWKPGQDTIIPNPDEKKKYFEKLSDL from the exons ATGCTTTTAccaacattattatttgtattagtaAGCTTAATATCCCAAAGCAGTGCTACGCTGTTCGAAAGTGATTCCTGTTATTCTTTCGGAAGCGGCAATGTTTTTCCTGGCGGCGCCAGAAGAATTGACCATAAACTGCAATTCACTAAGGCAATGA TCTCGAAACCAGCCCCGGAGTGGGAGGCTACAGCTGTCGTTAATGGCGAGATAACGCAACTTTCACTATCAagttttaaaggaaaatatttagtcTTCTTCTTTTATCCCTTAGactt CACCTTTGTTTGTCCTACTGAAATTTTGGCCTTCTCTGAAAGAATTGAAGAGTTCAGAAAACTCAACACTGAAGTAGTAGCATGTTCTGTAGACTCACACTTTACTCATCTAGCCTGGATTAACACTCCTCGGAAAGAGGGAGGTCtaggaaaaattaaaataccattACTAAGTGATCTCACACATTCCATTGCCAAAGACTATGGGGTATATTTAGAAGATTTGGGTCACACTTTGAGAGGTTTATTCATAATTGATGATAAAGGAATTCTTAGACAAATTACAATGAATGATCTGCCAGTTGGCAGATCTGTGGATGAAACGCTAAGGCTGGTTCAAGCATTCCAGTACACTGACAAACATGGCGAGGTTTGTCCGGCGGGATGGAAACCAGGTCAAGATACA attattCCCAATCctgatgaaaagaaaaaatattttgaaaagttgTCAGatctatag